The sequence below is a genomic window from Nostoc flagelliforme CCNUN1.
ACACCAATTGCATTATTTTTGACATTGGGTAAAGTTTTTAGGTAAGCGATCGCAGCTTGAATATCGCTGAATATCTCTTGATACTTTACTTGTTGATAATATTCCAACCCAAGCCGATATGCTTCTGGACTAAACCCAACATCTTCAGCGCTAAAATCAGCCTCAAAACCGGGAGCAATACGTTGATACATTGCCGGAGCTATTGCCACGTATCCTTGTTTGGCGATTAATTCTGTAATATCTCGAATATTACTATTGATTCCAAAAATTTCTGGAAAGACTATAATCGCGCTAAAAGTCCCATTTTGTGCTGGTTGAGCTAAGTAAGCATCGATTTCTAAGTCATCGTTGGGTACTTTGACATAGGAGGTGTTAATTTCGATGTTTGTTGTTTCTAGCATCTTTGTTTCGGCTGATTTTATACCAACTCATTTATTTTGACTGGTTTTCGGCACAGACGGGCACAAACATCAGAAGTATTGCTCTCCTCACCTCAACCATGACTTTACAGCTATGAGCAGATCAAAGAAATTTCTAACTTTTGAATAGATACCATCTCAAACTTCTGGAAGATTACAAGGGTTTTTGATTTGTGCGACCTTACATAAAGTAAGCATAAAGACTCAAAATTAATAACCAGAAGAAAAAACAATGCCAGATCAAAGTTTTAGAACAAATATTCCAGAAGTCGACCCAACAGAGATTGAAGATGATCGAACTGCGATCGCTGACGAACATCACTCCTTTCTTGAAAAAGTCATGGTTCGAAGCGGATTTGCAGATTTGTATGACGCAAGAGACTTTACCGAAGTTGTGTATCGCGTTATGCGTGACTTAATGACCACGGACACAATTGATCGCGTCGAGTCAGAACTGCATACAGAAGCTATACCTACAGATGAAAAAGCACTCCAGTTTGAAGTGGCTGAACTCTGGAAAGACACCAATCCTGTTGTGAGATTTTTAAGTCGAATCCGTCAACCTTTGAAAGGCCCGGCTCCCATTGGAATTGATTCCAAGCTATTTCTGACGCGGGTTGCTAATGAAGGAGGGGTTCCAGGATCAGTCGAGGCAGAACAGGCAGTTAAAGCGGTATTTTCTGCTACCAAAGACGAACTTTCCCAAGAGCGGATTCAGGAAATTGCTGGCGCACTGCCTGATTATGTACGTCAGCTTTGGGAGCAAGCTTAATTAGAAGTATAAAAAAGTGAAGTCTGTTTGCAAGTAATGATCGCAAACAGACTTTTTAAATAGGTTTAGCCTACAGCAAATTCTGTATACTGTCTTACATGAGGTGCATGATATGCGATCACAATATCTTGCTTAGGCACTCCCTCGCTCACAAGTTGATCTGCGATCGCATCCTCCGTTCCGTCATGCTGCACCCAAATCTTCCCATCCTTGATATCTATATGCAGCACACAGCCATAAATCCGGGTACTACTATCCTTCCATCCCACATGCACAAGCTGATAGTGGTCTTTTGTAGTATCAAAAATGGTTTGACTTTCTATTGGATCGCTCTTAGAACGCAACTTTGCTCGCGCCGTCAATAATTTCTGAATTAGTTCACGATGATACTCTTGTACTGAACTTTGGGCAAAGTCTCGGCTAAATATAGGACTTACGCATTGACAAGAAATACCAAATATGAGTTAAGGTTAAAAACCATATCTTTCGTAAGGGCACAGCATTGCTGTGCCCCTACAGCGTGGTCTATTTACGATCACAGGATAATTAAGAAAAGCCTGAAAACTTCCCATTTTAGATAATGCACATAACGATGCATTTGTACAGTGCGTAAGTCCTAAAATAGTGAGCGATAGGTTGAGACTGGAACTGCTAAAAACAAAACTCGTTCTGGCTCCCTGAGTCGCAGAGCTAATCGATAATTGAGAAACTACGCCAAATGCGATCGCAATTGCTTGTTAGCTGTTATTTGCATACTCATTTAGAGTTACGACCTCAAACCCTCTAACCCTAGTTCTATGAAAAGGTCTTGGTGCTCCAAGCAAGCTGGCAAAGCTTGGATAAGATACTCCAAAAGAAAGCAATGCATCTTTTGAAATAGCCATAGTCTTTAACATACTTGTCCATAGCTGTTTTCCTTCTGTTGGCAAAAGTTTAGGTGCTAATACACACAGCCCCTGTCCGATATCGATGAATATGATATCATCACGGCAACACCACTCGTCTGGCGCAAAATCTATTCTGACTCATTATCTGCGGATACAAAGGTAATAGGAGGTAATCCATTAGCAATGGAAATTGTGTTGACTACACGACCTACTGCTAGTTGGATAGCATCATAACCTCTTAAACCATAAGTTTCAGATAATACCATCCAGAATTAATGATATTTTTTGTGATTTCAACAATTTGATAGTCTTTCTGTAAATCACGTTTGAACTGATTGCGTGTTATTCTCGCGTCTGTAATACTAATACTTCCACTGCGCGATCGCCTGGTAATTGCTGGGATAATTTCTAAACTAACGATCGCACTACTATATTTATATTTCTGCATGATAAGCACTGATAAATACCAATTGATTTATCATCTCTTCGGCTGACTTAGCTGCCATCAGCTTGAGTACTCTTCGCATTTGTTCACCAATCGAGTAATCCTGCGATGAAATTATAATCCCTGCATGACTTCTTTTTTCTTGTATGTGGATGCTGTGTAACTGGCAAAAATCACCAACATTGAATGTGTATAAAACTCTTTGCAGTTCAGTTGCTAAAGTCAGTTGTTCCTTATCGCTAGAGCTGATCGTTTCAACCTCACCAACACTTGTAACATCTACTCCCCTCGCTCTCAATGCTTTGATAAATCGCTGATCCATTGAGTCTTCATCAATAAATAATCGAATTTGACTCATATTGCTTGCCCCATTTCTCTAGCTAATCGCTTGTAATCTGCTCTTTCAGCAGAAATATACGCCTCAATTTCCTCTCGATTAGCGTGATAATAAGTTAGAGCAGCATAGACTTGTGTAAGATTTACATTTCCCATGCGTTCAGCAATTTCTTCTGCATTCAGCCCAAGTTTGTACCAAGCTGTAATGCGTTGAACAGAAACTCTAGTACCAGCAATGCGGGGACGGCCGCCTAGAGTTTCAGGTGACTTAACAATCAGTGTTCCAATGTCAGTAGCCGACATAAATATCTTAATGAGTTTATTTGAATAATTTTTCACCCATAAATCATAGCAAATTATCTAAAATTGGTATGATTTATCAGTAAGTTTAACTTTGTTTATAAACCATTTCCATTCTCAACTTCTCAATCTCTAATCTCAACTTGTCATTCTCCATCCTCAACTTTGTATTCTCCTCTCTAATCAACTCAACTTCATTCCTCTTACTCAACGCCTGATTAATCGCCAGCTTCCGCATATCTAACGAGAACCAACGCTGATAAGTTTGCGTGTGAACTTGCACACTATGCCCCAAATTATCGGCCGCCGCTTTAATTGGTATCCTCAGAATATGCGCTCGAATTGCCCAAGCATGGCGTAAATCATAAGGTTTGAAATCCAACCCTATCTTGCGAAACCACCAACTAACTCGCTGTGTTAACGCCGTTATCTCAGCATGATTAGTGTTATCTTTT
It includes:
- a CDS encoding DUF2267 domain-containing protein, whose product is MPDQSFRTNIPEVDPTEIEDDRTAIADEHHSFLEKVMVRSGFADLYDARDFTEVVYRVMRDLMTTDTIDRVESELHTEAIPTDEKALQFEVAELWKDTNPVVRFLSRIRQPLKGPAPIGIDSKLFLTRVANEGGVPGSVEAEQAVKAVFSATKDELSQERIQEIAGALPDYVRQLWEQA
- a CDS encoding XisI protein, yielding MFSRDFAQSSVQEYHRELIQKLLTARAKLRSKSDPIESQTIFDTTKDHYQLVHVGWKDSSTRIYGCVLHIDIKDGKIWVQHDGTEDAIADQLVSEGVPKQDIVIAYHAPHVRQYTEFAVG
- a CDS encoding PIN domain-containing protein; the encoded protein is MVLSETYGLRGYDAIQLAVGRVVNTISIANGLPPITFVSADNESE
- a CDS encoding PIN domain-containing protein, which codes for MQKYKYSSAIVSLEIIPAITRRSRSGSISITDARITRNQFKRDLQKDYQIVEITKNIINSGWYYLKLMV
- a CDS encoding DUF5615 family PIN-like protein, producing MSQIRLFIDEDSMDQRFIKALRARGVDVTSVGEVETISSSDKEQLTLATELQRVLYTFNVGDFCQLHSIHIQEKRSHAGIIISSQDYSIGEQMRRVLKLMAAKSAEEMINQLVFISAYHAEI
- a CDS encoding DUF433 domain-containing protein encodes the protein MSATDIGTLIVKSPETLGGRPRIAGTRVSVQRITAWYKLGLNAEEIAERMGNVNLTQVYAALTYYHANREEIEAYISAERADYKRLAREMGQAI